Proteins from one Caulobacter sp. 73W genomic window:
- a CDS encoding pyridoxal phosphate-dependent aminotransferase translates to MRTALARCAETPEAIVLFDSTIPEPTELLAGVIGRAFSDKVTDRYESVFASGNRFVAQAVAKRAGVSPDQVIGAAGATSAMAMAIRAFVQPGERVLVETPGFDLLATLAREAGAVVDLLPRWAPHFSVDPAELEVAIRPDTRLILLTQLHNPTGAALSRQALDDIAQVARKRSVKVLIDAVYADFLGEAGAVPPHPEFIVAGSLSKVHGLFALRCGWLTASGEDIARIEAANPQGDLAVSKLTHAIGALVLEDLEPFDAHWRACLGATRSAVEPHIRAMIQEGLLDGALPQAGCMYFPRVVGVEDTLALSEALWAQDRLIVAPGEHFGLAGHIRIGLGGEPDLLERGLIRLANALRRET, encoded by the coding sequence GTGCGCACAGCGCTCGCCCGCTGCGCCGAGACGCCTGAAGCGATCGTTCTGTTCGACTCCACCATTCCAGAGCCGACGGAGCTTCTTGCCGGCGTCATCGGCCGCGCCTTCTCCGACAAGGTCACCGACCGTTACGAGAGTGTCTTTGCGTCGGGAAACCGGTTTGTGGCGCAGGCCGTGGCCAAGCGCGCCGGGGTGTCGCCCGATCAGGTGATCGGCGCGGCCGGCGCCACCAGCGCCATGGCCATGGCCATTCGCGCCTTTGTGCAGCCGGGCGAGCGCGTCCTTGTCGAGACGCCGGGCTTTGACCTTCTGGCGACCCTGGCCCGCGAGGCTGGCGCGGTGGTCGATCTGCTTCCGCGCTGGGCGCCGCACTTTTCCGTCGATCCCGCCGAGCTCGAAGTCGCCATCCGCCCAGACACGCGGCTCATCCTGCTGACCCAGCTTCACAATCCAACGGGCGCGGCCCTGAGCCGGCAGGCTCTGGATGACATCGCCCAGGTCGCACGCAAGCGATCGGTTAAGGTGCTGATCGACGCCGTCTACGCTGACTTCCTGGGGGAGGCGGGCGCGGTCCCGCCGCATCCAGAGTTCATCGTCGCCGGCAGTCTCTCCAAGGTGCACGGTCTCTTTGCGCTGCGCTGCGGCTGGCTGACGGCGTCTGGCGAAGACATCGCCCGCATCGAGGCGGCCAATCCGCAAGGCGACCTTGCGGTCTCCAAACTGACCCACGCCATCGGCGCCTTGGTGCTCGAGGATCTTGAGCCCTTCGACGCCCATTGGCGCGCCTGCCTTGGCGCGACGCGGTCGGCGGTGGAGCCGCATATCCGCGCCATGATCCAAGAGGGCTTGCTGGACGGCGCGCTGCCGCAGGCCGGCTGCATGTACTTTCCTCGCGTTGTCGGGGTCGAAGACACCCTGGCGCTGTCGGAAGCGCTTTGGGCGCAAGATCGTCTCATCGTCGCGCCGGGCGAGCACTTTGGCCTGGCTGGTCACATCCGTATCGGACTTGGCGGTGAACCCGACCTGTTGGAGCGCGGCCTTATCCGTTTGGCGAATGCCCTTCGCCGAGAAACTTAA
- a CDS encoding TonB-dependent receptor has product MKFHSVRGRLFASTIIAGAGLISAAVAQPAFAQEADDNAISEIIVTGSRIRRAETTTEAPVAVIDAQAMQDRGFIQVGQALNELTANMPQFAMAAGSGSVAGSGQQFPNLFGLGAGRTLTLVNGRRMVTSSSGLGDQTVDTNVIPAGLIARVEVAQAGGAAVYGSDAIAGVVNYILRDDFEGLEVDLQYGISSRDDYETPSVRVTGGRNFADDRGNVAFNFEWSKTDSLLDYDRPRSNLGRVNVNNPANKTNSDGIPSLIENLNSRFVSFNANGVLFNPGPPFASSIYRVNGVPQQFNAAGTGLIAYDIGNLVNPTVPPFTSGGDGNPYQELAALFTGVERWNGTAIGHYDLADNIKLSGEFFVSRVEGRDPYGAQASNTVLNNAASGSGAISVSRTNPYLSPAVTAVLGPAGAPLTLSKFWTDLLPTREVISRTDTVRAALSLEGDFDYADREFYWSLSYSLAQTAGEEEGYGVYTARFNNAINAVRNSAGNIVCGINADATTANDDPNCAPINPFGVGNVSPEARAYSTIRAGEEYLNTQGDFLATIGGDLFNLPAGAVKFSAAYEHRSEEAKFKPFTANRLGLIGSQVGTAATSGQYNTDEVSGEILVPVLGGDFSLPFARSVELNGAFRRVDHSIAGTEDIWGLGGRWEIFEGLTGRVSRSRNFRAPTLEQLFAPQRTALSSTGFDPCDADRIANGPNPSVRLANCQALFAANPGYGPLSLFQNQSENFSRANVTTGGNPDLRNEVSKTWTFGFVFQPTFVPGLSIVADRIEVDLKDGLSAFSPESFMATCYDSSPQPADICNTFTRDAQGNTLTALRTTFNAGSITFRGEVYNINYGFPIGRYFGDRDLGDLELNLEATRIEKYEMSVTGVDRTRIDNTSSTTDFGPSPDLSAKFDLRYRKGPFRFTYTANYLSAVKFNATATIENWPTPTVKENLRHNVSASYDFRNYTIRGGVTNLTDEEPSFPTRTYGDILGRRYFVGLKASF; this is encoded by the coding sequence ATGAAGTTCCATTCTGTTCGGGGGCGCCTGTTCGCCTCCACCATCATCGCCGGCGCGGGTCTGATCTCGGCGGCCGTGGCTCAACCGGCCTTCGCGCAAGAGGCTGACGACAACGCGATCTCCGAGATCATCGTCACCGGCTCGCGCATCCGTCGCGCCGAGACGACGACTGAGGCGCCGGTCGCGGTGATCGACGCCCAGGCGATGCAGGACCGTGGTTTCATCCAGGTCGGCCAGGCGCTCAACGAACTGACGGCCAACATGCCGCAATTCGCCATGGCCGCCGGCAGCGGCTCGGTGGCGGGCTCCGGCCAGCAGTTTCCCAACCTCTTCGGCCTCGGCGCCGGGCGCACCCTGACTCTGGTCAACGGCCGCCGCATGGTGACCTCGTCCTCGGGCCTGGGTGACCAGACCGTCGACACCAACGTCATCCCCGCGGGTCTGATCGCCCGCGTCGAAGTCGCCCAGGCCGGCGGCGCCGCCGTCTATGGCTCGGACGCCATCGCCGGGGTGGTCAACTACATCCTGCGTGACGATTTCGAAGGCCTGGAGGTCGATCTCCAGTACGGCATCTCCTCGCGCGACGACTACGAGACGCCGAGCGTGCGCGTCACGGGCGGTCGCAACTTCGCCGACGACCGCGGCAATGTGGCCTTCAACTTCGAATGGTCCAAGACCGACTCGCTGCTCGACTATGACCGTCCGCGCTCGAACCTGGGCCGCGTCAACGTCAACAATCCGGCCAACAAGACCAACTCGGACGGCATCCCGTCGCTGATCGAGAACCTCAACAGCCGTTTTGTGAGCTTCAACGCCAACGGCGTGCTGTTCAACCCCGGGCCTCCGTTCGCCAGCTCGATCTATCGCGTCAACGGCGTCCCGCAGCAGTTCAACGCCGCCGGCACGGGCCTGATCGCCTATGACATCGGCAACCTGGTGAACCCGACCGTTCCGCCCTTCACCAGCGGCGGCGACGGCAATCCGTATCAGGAACTGGCCGCGCTGTTCACCGGCGTCGAGCGCTGGAACGGTACGGCGATCGGCCACTATGACCTCGCCGACAACATCAAGCTGTCGGGCGAGTTCTTCGTGTCGCGCGTCGAGGGGCGTGATCCCTACGGCGCCCAGGCCAGCAACACGGTCCTGAACAACGCCGCCAGCGGATCGGGCGCCATCAGCGTCTCGCGCACCAACCCTTACCTGTCCCCGGCCGTCACCGCGGTGCTTGGCCCAGCAGGCGCGCCGCTAACCCTGTCCAAGTTCTGGACCGACCTTCTGCCGACCCGCGAGGTCATTTCGCGCACCGACACGGTGCGTGCTGCGCTCTCGCTGGAAGGCGACTTCGACTACGCTGATCGCGAGTTCTACTGGAGCCTGTCCTACAGCCTCGCCCAGACGGCGGGCGAGGAAGAGGGCTACGGCGTCTACACCGCGCGCTTCAACAACGCGATCAACGCGGTGCGCAACAGCGCGGGCAACATCGTCTGCGGCATCAACGCCGACGCGACGACCGCCAATGACGACCCCAACTGCGCCCCGATCAACCCGTTCGGCGTGGGCAACGTGTCGCCTGAGGCGCGGGCCTATTCGACCATTCGCGCGGGTGAGGAATACCTCAACACCCAAGGCGACTTCCTGGCCACTATCGGCGGCGACCTGTTCAACCTGCCGGCCGGCGCGGTGAAGTTCAGCGCCGCCTACGAGCACCGCTCCGAAGAAGCCAAGTTCAAGCCGTTCACCGCCAACCGTCTGGGCCTGATCGGCTCGCAGGTGGGCACCGCGGCCACGAGCGGCCAGTACAACACCGACGAAGTTTCGGGCGAAATCCTGGTGCCCGTCCTTGGCGGCGACTTCAGCCTGCCGTTCGCCCGCTCGGTTGAACTGAACGGGGCCTTCCGCCGCGTCGATCACTCGATCGCCGGCACGGAGGACATCTGGGGCCTCGGCGGCCGCTGGGAGATCTTCGAGGGCCTGACCGGCCGCGTCTCGCGCAGCCGTAACTTCCGGGCTCCGACCCTGGAGCAGCTGTTCGCGCCGCAGCGCACCGCCCTCAGCAGCACGGGCTTCGACCCCTGTGACGCCGACCGCATCGCCAACGGTCCCAACCCGTCGGTGCGCCTGGCCAACTGTCAGGCCCTGTTCGCCGCCAACCCCGGCTACGGCCCGCTGTCCCTGTTCCAGAACCAGTCTGAGAACTTCAGCCGCGCCAACGTCACGACGGGCGGCAATCCGGACCTGCGTAACGAGGTCTCCAAGACCTGGACCTTCGGCTTCGTGTTCCAGCCCACCTTCGTGCCGGGCCTGAGCATCGTCGCCGACCGGATCGAGGTGGACCTGAAGGACGGCCTGTCGGCCTTCTCGCCGGAAAGCTTCATGGCGACTTGCTATGACAGCTCGCCGCAGCCGGCCGACATCTGCAACACCTTCACCCGTGACGCCCAGGGCAACACGCTGACGGCCCTGCGGACCACCTTCAACGCGGGCAGCATCACGTTCCGCGGCGAGGTCTACAACATCAACTACGGCTTCCCGATCGGGCGCTATTTCGGCGACCGCGACCTGGGCGACCTGGAGCTGAACCTCGAAGCCACGCGCATCGAGAAGTACGAGATGTCGGTGACCGGCGTTGACCGCACGCGCATCGACAACACCTCGTCGACGACCGACTTCGGTCCGTCTCCCGACCTGTCGGCCAAGTTCGACCTGCGCTACCGCAAGGGTCCGTTCCGGTTCACCTACACGGCCAACTATCTGTCGGCGGTGAAGTTCAACGCCACCGCGACGATCGAGAACTGGCCGACGCCGACGGTGAAGGAAAACCTGCGCCACAACGTGTCGGCGTCCTATGACTTCCGCAACTATACGATCCGTGGCGGGGTCACCAACCTGACCGACGAAGAGCCGTCGTTCCCGACGCGCACCTATGGCGACATCCTGGGCCGTCGCTACTTTGTCGGCCTCAAGGCCAGCTTCTAG
- a CDS encoding ornithine cyclodeaminase family protein, whose protein sequence is MGATIAGLKVFDAAAVAETLTIEAAIPVVREAMIALSAGRVRQELRSFIGLGPGRTFAIMPAALDNAAVFGAKLVSVFADGEGRKAHEGLVILFEGEGGAPVCLADAGEVTSIRTAAASAAATATLARPDATRLAVLGTGRQARAHIEAVAKVRPIRSVTIWGRDFDRAVAFAAATSLDLDIPCVARVDARRVVEDADIICTTTTAADPVLLGDWVAPGAHVNLVGSSGPAQAEADGVLVAKSRFIVDHRQHVLVHGGEFLRAKAAGLVDDSAVAAEIGEVFAATAPGRTRDDEITVYKSLGHAVQDLACVAWLKGRAA, encoded by the coding sequence ATGGGCGCGACGATAGCGGGCCTGAAGGTGTTCGACGCGGCGGCTGTCGCTGAGACCCTGACGATCGAGGCGGCGATCCCCGTGGTGCGAGAGGCGATGATCGCCCTGTCCGCTGGACGCGTACGCCAGGAGTTGCGCTCCTTCATCGGCCTGGGTCCAGGCCGCACCTTCGCCATCATGCCCGCCGCCCTCGACAACGCGGCGGTGTTCGGCGCCAAGCTGGTCAGCGTGTTCGCCGACGGCGAGGGCCGCAAGGCGCACGAGGGCCTGGTCATCCTGTTCGAAGGAGAGGGCGGGGCGCCGGTCTGTCTCGCCGACGCCGGCGAGGTCACCTCCATCCGCACCGCAGCCGCCAGCGCCGCCGCCACCGCCACCTTGGCGCGTCCGGACGCCACACGCCTCGCCGTGTTGGGAACGGGACGCCAGGCGCGCGCTCACATCGAGGCTGTCGCCAAGGTCCGGCCGATCCGCTCGGTTACGATCTGGGGGCGTGACTTCGACCGCGCCGTCGCCTTCGCCGCCGCGACCAGCCTGGACCTCGACATCCCGTGCGTCGCCCGCGTCGACGCCCGGCGCGTGGTCGAGGACGCCGACATTATCTGCACCACCACGACCGCCGCCGACCCGGTGCTGCTGGGCGACTGGGTCGCGCCCGGGGCGCACGTGAACCTGGTGGGCTCCAGCGGGCCGGCCCAGGCCGAGGCCGACGGCGTCCTGGTGGCCAAGAGCCGCTTCATCGTCGATCACCGCCAGCATGTGCTGGTCCATGGCGGAGAGTTCCTGCGGGCCAAGGCCGCCGGTCTGGTGGACGACAGCGCCGTCGCCGCCGAGATCGGCGAAGTGTTCGCCGCGACCGCGCCGGGCCGCACGCGCGACGACGAGATCACCGTCTATAAGTCCCTGGGGCACGCGGTTCAGGATCTGGCCTGCGTCGCCTGGCTGAAGGGGAGGGCCGCCTGA
- a CDS encoding ornithine cyclodeaminase family protein, with amino-acid sequence MRVIDREEVAQRLTYEVCIPLVREAMIAFSAGRTRQLLRSIIPLGEGRMFGIMPGALGERAVFGAKLVSVFPENFAKGLQSHQGVVVLFDGESGAPVCVAHAGEITGIRTAAASAVATDALARPEADRLAILGYGEQAAAHARAVAQVRRLQSIAVWGRSFERASDLASKLTAELDIPVAPAQTARAAVNGADIICTVSAAPEPILEGAWLAPGTHVNLVGSSYAGPSEADHDVVLRSRFIADSREGVLAQGAEFLRAKAAGVVGDDHVVGEIGQVLAGDLPGRQSPDQITVYKSLGHIVQDLAAAQALYTGNR; translated from the coding sequence ATGCGTGTCATCGATCGTGAGGAAGTCGCGCAAAGGCTGACCTACGAAGTCTGCATCCCGCTGGTTCGAGAGGCGATGATCGCCTTCTCCGCCGGACGCACGCGGCAACTGCTGCGGTCGATCATCCCGCTGGGCGAGGGCCGGATGTTCGGGATCATGCCCGGCGCCCTGGGGGAGCGGGCCGTGTTCGGGGCCAAGCTGGTCAGCGTCTTTCCGGAGAACTTCGCCAAGGGTCTGCAGTCGCACCAGGGCGTGGTCGTGCTGTTCGACGGGGAAAGCGGGGCGCCGGTCTGCGTGGCCCATGCGGGAGAGATCACCGGCATCCGCACCGCCGCCGCCAGCGCCGTGGCGACCGACGCGTTGGCGAGGCCGGAAGCTGATCGGCTGGCCATCCTCGGCTATGGCGAACAGGCCGCCGCCCACGCCCGGGCCGTCGCGCAGGTGCGCCGGCTTCAGTCGATCGCCGTCTGGGGGCGCTCGTTCGAGCGGGCCTCTGACCTGGCGAGCAAGCTGACCGCCGAACTGGACATCCCCGTCGCGCCCGCCCAGACGGCCAGGGCGGCTGTCAATGGGGCGGACATCATCTGCACCGTCAGCGCGGCGCCCGAACCGATCCTGGAGGGCGCGTGGCTCGCCCCTGGAACGCACGTCAATCTGGTGGGCTCCAGCTATGCTGGGCCGAGCGAGGCGGACCACGATGTGGTTCTTCGCTCCCGCTTCATCGCCGACAGCCGCGAAGGGGTTTTGGCGCAGGGCGCCGAATTCCTGCGGGCCAAGGCGGCCGGCGTGGTCGGTGACGATCATGTGGTCGGCGAGATCGGTCAGGTTCTGGCCGGCGACCTTCCGGGGCGTCAGTCGCCCGACCAGATCACGGTCTACAAATCGCTCGGCCACATCGTGCAGGACCTCGCCGCGGCCCAGGCGCTCTATACGGGGAACAGGTGA
- a CDS encoding amidohydrolase family protein — MKMRHWRRCAIAAGVMLAGWGSLAAAQAPATPRPGMDPSFDVDAFPSTYKPAPSEPTAIINATLLTAAGPRIDQGVLLIRDGKIAAVGRDVAVPAGVRVIDAKGRFVTPGIVDPHSHIGVGSSPGEANGDGSNESGPNVAGIWVEHAVWPQDPMFERALAAGVTTAMILPGSANLFNGRTVTLKTVPALSPQGMKYPGAPYGLKIACGENPTGGGPGKPGTRAGGMLGYRTTFLAASAYAEQVRDYRKKVAAGQAAQPPRRDLSLETVAAALDGKVKVHVHCYRADEMLQMIDLSREFGFKIAAFHHALEAFKIAPVLAREGIAVATWAGDWSGYKMEAYDSVMENAAFVEAAGGVAAMHSDNVMIMQYLNHEAGRAMTAGREAGLNVTPEDAIRWLTINPAKIIGLEAKTGSLETGKDADVVIWSADPFSIYSQPDLVLVDGAVMHDRSKPPAQPRSDFELGVQKRPTQTRAGEVIQ, encoded by the coding sequence ATGAAGATGCGTCATTGGCGTCGATGCGCCATCGCGGCGGGCGTGATGCTCGCCGGCTGGGGATCGCTCGCGGCCGCTCAGGCGCCGGCGACGCCGCGTCCCGGCATGGATCCCAGCTTCGACGTCGACGCCTTTCCGTCCACCTACAAGCCGGCGCCTTCGGAGCCGACGGCGATCATCAACGCGACCCTGCTGACCGCGGCGGGACCGCGCATCGACCAGGGCGTTCTGCTGATCCGCGACGGCAAGATCGCCGCTGTCGGGCGTGACGTCGCGGTCCCCGCCGGCGTGCGCGTCATCGACGCCAAGGGGCGCTTCGTCACTCCGGGCATCGTCGATCCGCATTCGCACATCGGGGTCGGTTCCAGCCCGGGCGAGGCCAATGGCGACGGCTCCAATGAGTCCGGTCCGAACGTCGCCGGCATCTGGGTCGAGCATGCCGTCTGGCCGCAGGACCCGATGTTCGAGCGCGCCCTGGCCGCCGGGGTCACCACGGCGATGATCCTTCCGGGGTCGGCCAATCTGTTCAACGGCCGCACGGTGACCTTGAAGACCGTGCCGGCTCTGTCGCCCCAGGGCATGAAGTATCCGGGCGCGCCCTACGGCCTGAAGATCGCCTGCGGGGAGAACCCGACCGGCGGCGGGCCGGGCAAGCCGGGGACGCGGGCCGGCGGCATGCTGGGCTATCGCACGACCTTCCTGGCCGCCTCCGCCTATGCCGAGCAGGTGCGCGACTATCGCAAGAAGGTCGCCGCCGGACAGGCCGCCCAGCCGCCACGCCGCGACCTGTCGCTGGAGACGGTCGCCGCCGCCCTCGACGGCAAGGTGAAGGTCCACGTCCACTGCTATCGCGCCGACGAGATGCTGCAGATGATCGATCTGTCGCGCGAGTTCGGCTTCAAGATCGCCGCCTTCCACCATGCGCTGGAGGCCTTCAAGATCGCGCCGGTCCTGGCGCGTGAGGGCATCGCCGTGGCGACCTGGGCGGGCGACTGGTCGGGCTACAAGATGGAGGCCTATGACTCCGTCATGGAGAACGCGGCCTTTGTCGAGGCGGCGGGCGGCGTCGCGGCCATGCACTCCGACAACGTGATGATCATGCAATACCTCAACCACGAGGCCGGGCGGGCCATGACCGCCGGGCGCGAGGCGGGCCTGAACGTCACCCCGGAGGACGCGATCCGCTGGCTGACGATCAATCCGGCCAAGATCATTGGGCTGGAGGCCAAGACCGGATCGCTGGAGACTGGCAAGGACGCCGACGTGGTGATCTGGAGCGCAGACCCCTTCAGCATCTACAGCCAGCCCGATCTCGTCCTGGTCGATGGCGCGGTCATGCACGACCGGAGCAAGCCGCCGGCCCAGCCAAGATCGGACTTTGAGCTGGGGGTGCAAAAGCGCCCGACCCAGACCCGCGCCGGGGAGGTGATCCAATGA
- a CDS encoding amidohydrolase family protein produces the protein MIRKLVLAAASALLIAAPASAQNQNQTLAIVNARVVSMGPAGDLPRGAVLVRDGKIVEVGANVRVPDGARVIDAAGQTLTPGLVATVSSLGLNDTIGSGWGGRGSNDPRLSAGFDVAYDVNPNSPQIPEARIEGVTSAVLTPNPASAGAGAPRKVFGGQAAFIRLAADGDYLVAPHVAVLTALGESGASSAGGGRGAWRGLVKQSLALARDYKAGRVDEARLDALSLSRADLQALVPIAERRSPLLVEVNRASDIRLVLDVAKEENIRVVLSGAAEAWMLAGEIAAAKVPVILDAEDNQAFTFDSLNATYRNAAILDQAGVLIAFKPGIARIVFLIRTPRFLAGRTVRFGLPWERALAAITVNPARIFGLEETRGSIAPGKAADLVLWSGDPLETSTVARRVFVEGAEQPMTARNRELRDRYINTVKPARAAR, from the coding sequence ATGATCCGCAAGCTCGTTCTGGCGGCCGCTTCGGCCCTGCTGATAGCCGCGCCCGCGTCCGCCCAAAATCAGAATCAGACCCTGGCCATCGTCAACGCCCGCGTCGTCAGCATGGGCCCGGCCGGTGATCTGCCGCGCGGCGCGGTGCTGGTCCGTGACGGGAAGATCGTCGAGGTCGGCGCCAATGTGCGCGTGCCCGACGGCGCGCGGGTGATCGACGCCGCCGGCCAGACCCTGACGCCCGGTCTGGTGGCGACCGTCTCGTCGCTTGGCCTGAACGACACCATCGGAAGCGGATGGGGCGGTCGAGGCTCCAACGATCCGCGACTGAGCGCCGGCTTTGACGTCGCCTACGACGTCAACCCGAACTCTCCGCAGATTCCCGAGGCGCGGATCGAGGGCGTGACCTCGGCGGTGCTGACGCCCAATCCCGCCTCCGCGGGCGCCGGCGCGCCGCGCAAGGTTTTCGGCGGGCAGGCGGCGTTCATCCGCCTGGCGGCCGATGGCGACTATCTGGTCGCGCCGCACGTCGCGGTGCTGACCGCCCTTGGCGAAAGCGGGGCGTCTTCCGCCGGCGGCGGGCGCGGCGCCTGGCGCGGGCTGGTCAAGCAGTCGCTGGCCCTGGCACGCGACTACAAGGCTGGCCGCGTCGACGAGGCCCGACTGGACGCCCTGTCCCTGTCGCGCGCCGACCTGCAGGCCCTGGTCCCGATCGCGGAGCGGCGCTCGCCGCTGCTGGTCGAGGTGAACCGCGCCTCCGACATCCGGCTGGTTCTCGACGTGGCGAAGGAAGAGAATATCCGCGTCGTCCTGTCCGGCGCTGCCGAAGCGTGGATGCTGGCGGGCGAGATCGCCGCCGCCAAGGTCCCGGTCATCCTGGATGCGGAGGACAATCAGGCCTTCACCTTCGACAGCCTGAACGCCACCTATCGCAACGCCGCCATACTGGATCAGGCCGGGGTGCTGATCGCCTTCAAGCCGGGGATCGCGCGTATCGTCTTCCTCATCCGCACGCCGCGCTTCCTGGCGGGGCGCACGGTTCGCTTCGGCCTGCCGTGGGAGCGCGCCCTGGCGGCCATCACGGTCAATCCGGCCAGGATCTTCGGGCTGGAGGAGACGCGGGGCAGCATCGCGCCGGGCAAGGCGGCCGACCTGGTCCTGTGGAGCGGTGATCCCCTGGAGACGAGCACCGTGGCCCGCCGGGTGTTCGTCGAGGGCGCCGAGCAGCCCATGACCGCCCGCAACCGCGAGCTCCGCGACCGCTACATCAACACGGTGAAGCCGGCTCGCGCCGCGCGCTGA
- a CDS encoding S10 family peptidase: MTSMTKRGWLAGAASIAGLVAASGALAQSRPSTGGPFITRHTGTFNGKKLSYTATVGETILRDAAGVATARFVSTSYVRDKADPARPVVFAFNGGPSSSSQTLHMMALGPKRPPVAQDPRAPEPAPSLIDNTFSILDTADIVMVDPAETGFSRVLPGGKREYFYSVEGDSQSVSDFLTAWCKANGREASPKFVLGESYGTLRAAFMAGQLAKTLPLDGVFIFGQAVNMIETSQRAKNAISYATNITALAAIAAYHGKAERSDRPMNVIIDEAYAFGMGEYLWALIRGNDLPAAERQAMAKKLQAMTGVTAEYYLANDLVITKMAFQRELLKDEGLMVGMYDARYVGPLPKPGERLPDPSFKPIGAIGPMMLEHYAKNLGVTWPASDYRSSAPQTGGWTWAPTLGPGGPFFDFDYQSEISKAFAANPRFRLMVGTGIFDLTTTVGPARYLITQSDYPRDRVVQRQYEGGHMAYTNEPTLKAFTDDIRTFVTGGRF, translated from the coding sequence ATGACTTCGATGACCAAACGCGGGTGGCTGGCCGGCGCCGCCTCGATCGCTGGTCTGGTCGCGGCCAGCGGCGCCCTCGCCCAATCGAGGCCCTCGACGGGCGGCCCGTTCATCACTCGGCATACCGGAACGTTCAACGGCAAGAAGCTGAGCTACACGGCCACGGTCGGCGAGACGATCCTGCGCGACGCCGCCGGCGTGGCCACCGCCCGTTTCGTCAGCACCTCCTACGTGCGCGACAAGGCCGATCCGGCCCGCCCCGTAGTGTTCGCCTTCAACGGCGGGCCCAGCAGCTCTTCCCAGACCCTGCACATGATGGCGCTCGGGCCCAAGCGCCCGCCCGTCGCCCAGGACCCGCGCGCGCCGGAGCCGGCGCCGAGCCTGATCGACAACACCTTCAGCATCCTCGATACGGCCGACATCGTCATGGTCGATCCGGCGGAGACGGGGTTCAGCCGCGTCCTGCCCGGCGGCAAGCGCGAGTACTTCTATTCGGTGGAGGGCGACAGCCAGTCGGTGTCGGACTTCCTGACCGCCTGGTGCAAGGCCAACGGCCGCGAGGCCTCGCCGAAGTTCGTGCTGGGTGAAAGCTACGGCACCCTGCGCGCCGCCTTCATGGCCGGCCAGCTGGCCAAGACCCTGCCCCTCGACGGCGTGTTCATCTTCGGCCAGGCCGTGAACATGATCGAGACGAGCCAGCGGGCGAAGAACGCGATCTCCTACGCCACCAACATCACGGCCCTGGCCGCAATCGCCGCCTATCACGGCAAGGCCGAGCGCAGCGACCGGCCGATGAATGTCATCATCGACGAGGCCTACGCCTTCGGCATGGGCGAGTACCTGTGGGCCCTGATCCGGGGCAACGACCTGCCGGCCGCCGAGCGCCAGGCCATGGCCAAGAAGCTGCAGGCCATGACCGGCGTCACAGCCGAGTACTATCTCGCCAACGACCTGGTGATCACCAAGATGGCCTTCCAGCGCGAGCTGCTGAAGGACGAGGGCCTGATGGTCGGCATGTACGACGCCCGCTATGTCGGCCCGCTGCCCAAGCCCGGCGAGCGCCTGCCCGACCCGTCGTTCAAGCCTATCGGCGCCATCGGCCCGATGATGCTGGAGCACTACGCCAAGAACCTGGGCGTCACCTGGCCGGCGTCCGACTATCGCTCGTCGGCGCCGCAGACCGGCGGCTGGACCTGGGCGCCGACGCTGGGCCCCGGCGGACCGTTCTTCGACTTCGACTATCAGTCGGAGATCTCGAAGGCCTTCGCCGCCAATCCACGCTTCCGGCTCATGGTCGGCACCGGGATCTTCGACCTGACCACCACGGTGGGCCCGGCCCGCTATCTGATAACCCAGAGCGACTATCCGCGTGATCGCGTCGTTCAGCGTCAGTACGAAGGCGGCCACATGGCCTACACCAACGAGCCGACGCTGAAGGCCTTCACCGACGACATCCGCACCTTCGTGACGGGCGGGCGGTTCTAG